In Nitrosospira briensis C-128, a genomic segment contains:
- the ispG gene encoding flavodoxin-dependent (E)-4-hydroxy-3-methylbut-2-enyl-diphosphate synthase, whose product MSQNTFPPRRNSVGVYVDKIRIGGGAPVVVQSMTNTDTENEVATAVQVAQLARAGSELVRITVNTPAAAKAVPAIRARLDDMDCHVPLIGDFHFNGHKLVTDYPGCAKALAKYRINPGNVGHGKKRDEQFSILIETACKYDKPVRIGVNWGSLDPELLVRMMDENARSPDPKDASLVMHEALITSALESAARAEEIGLGRDRIILSCKMSGVRDLITVYHDLAARCDYALHLGLTEAGMGSKGIVASTAALSVLLLQGIGDTIRISLTPEPGGDRSREVIVAQEILQTTGLRAFVPLVAACPGCGRTTSTYFQELAESIQGYVRSQMLVWREEYDGVENMTLAVMGCVVNGPGESKHANIGISLPGSGERPVAPVYVDGQKSVTLKGDNIAGEFRQIVDEYVQMKYPKKTVDVQ is encoded by the coding sequence ATGTCTCAAAATACTTTTCCCCCACGTCGAAACAGCGTGGGTGTATACGTGGATAAGATCAGGATTGGCGGTGGTGCACCGGTGGTGGTGCAATCCATGACCAACACCGATACCGAAAATGAAGTTGCCACCGCGGTACAGGTGGCGCAACTCGCGCGCGCAGGATCCGAGTTGGTGCGTATTACCGTCAATACCCCGGCCGCCGCGAAAGCGGTGCCGGCTATCCGGGCGCGCCTCGATGACATGGATTGTCACGTGCCGCTGATAGGCGACTTCCATTTCAACGGTCACAAGCTGGTAACCGACTACCCCGGTTGTGCGAAGGCGCTGGCAAAGTACCGTATCAATCCCGGTAATGTCGGGCATGGAAAGAAGCGCGACGAGCAATTCTCCATTCTGATAGAAACAGCCTGTAAATATGACAAGCCGGTGCGTATCGGCGTCAACTGGGGTAGCCTTGACCCGGAGTTGCTGGTGCGCATGATGGATGAGAACGCGCGTTCTCCTGATCCGAAGGACGCGTCGCTCGTGATGCATGAGGCGTTGATCACCTCTGCGCTGGAAAGCGCGGCCAGGGCGGAAGAGATTGGCTTGGGGCGCGACAGGATTATATTGTCCTGCAAGATGAGTGGTGTGCGTGACCTGATCACCGTTTACCATGACCTCGCAGCGCGATGCGACTATGCCCTGCATCTGGGGTTGACGGAAGCAGGCATGGGTTCCAAAGGAATCGTTGCTTCCACCGCCGCGCTATCCGTGCTGCTTCTGCAAGGCATAGGCGACACCATACGCATATCGCTTACACCTGAGCCTGGCGGTGACCGCTCACGTGAAGTCATCGTTGCCCAGGAAATCCTGCAGACCACGGGGCTACGCGCATTTGTGCCTCTGGTCGCGGCATGCCCCGGCTGCGGCCGCACCACCAGCACCTATTTCCAGGAACTGGCTGAAAGTATCCAGGGCTATGTGCGCAGCCAGATGCTGGTATGGCGCGAAGAATACGATGGTGTGGAAAACATGACGCTGGCGGTGATGGGATGTGTGGTCAACGGCCCCGGCGAGAGCAAGCATGCCAACATCGGCATCAGCCTGCCCGGATCGGGAGAAAGGCCGGTTGCGCCGGTTTACGTGGATGGGCAGAAGTCGGTGACCTTGAAAGGCGATAATATCGCGGGAGAGTTTCGCCAGATCGTCGATGAATACGTGCAGATGAAATATCCGAAGAAAACGGTCGATGTCCAGTAG
- the rlmN gene encoding 23S rRNA (adenine(2503)-C(2))-methyltransferase RlmN, whose product MSVNLLDFDAKGLAGFFTEIGEKPFRARQLLRWIHRCGQADFGGMSDLAKELRNKLAATAVIEPPHVISDHAAADGTRKWLLSVGADNGIETVYIPEANRGTLCISSQVGCALACTFCSTGRQGFNRNLSVAEIIGQLWWANKALAGAFGGESVRDRAVTNVVMMGMGEPLANFENVVTALDLMLDDNAYGLSRRRVTVSTSGLIPAMDRLRERCPVALAVSLHAPNDALRDQLVPINKKYPIKELLAACERYLQSAPRDFVTFEYVMLDGINDSVAHARELVQLVRHTPCKFNLIPFNPFPNSGYKRSLPGAVSSFRDVLMQAGLVTTVRKTRGDDIAAACGQLAGKVHDKTRRGSRGSMEVAR is encoded by the coding sequence ATGAGCGTCAATCTTCTCGATTTCGATGCGAAAGGGCTCGCCGGCTTTTTTACGGAAATTGGCGAGAAGCCGTTTCGCGCCAGGCAGTTGCTGCGCTGGATACACCGATGTGGCCAGGCGGATTTTGGTGGCATGAGCGACCTGGCGAAAGAATTGCGCAATAAGCTTGCTGCAACCGCCGTGATTGAACCCCCACACGTTATCAGCGATCATGCCGCTGCCGACGGCACCCGCAAATGGCTGTTGTCAGTGGGTGCGGATAATGGAATCGAGACAGTTTACATACCTGAAGCCAACCGTGGGACGCTGTGCATTTCCAGTCAGGTTGGTTGCGCGCTGGCGTGTACCTTTTGCTCTACCGGCAGGCAGGGATTCAACCGGAATTTGTCGGTAGCGGAAATTATCGGCCAGTTGTGGTGGGCAAATAAAGCGCTGGCAGGAGCGTTCGGCGGCGAGTCGGTCCGGGATCGGGCTGTGACGAATGTAGTAATGATGGGGATGGGCGAGCCCCTGGCTAATTTTGAAAATGTCGTGACTGCGCTCGACCTGATGCTGGACGATAACGCCTATGGGCTCTCGCGGCGGCGCGTAACCGTAAGTACGTCGGGCTTGATACCCGCCATGGACCGGTTGCGGGAGCGTTGCCCGGTGGCGCTGGCGGTATCTTTGCATGCGCCCAACGATGCGCTGCGCGACCAATTGGTGCCAATCAATAAAAAGTACCCTATCAAGGAATTGCTGGCGGCATGCGAGCGCTACCTCCAATCCGCACCCAGAGATTTCGTTACTTTTGAATACGTCATGCTGGATGGGATTAACGATAGTGTGGCTCATGCACGTGAATTGGTTCAGCTGGTACGGCATACGCCTTGCAAGTTCAACCTGATTCCGTTCAATCCGTTTCCGAATTCCGGTTACAAGCGCTCATTGCCGGGAGCGGTGTCTTCATTTCGGGATGTGTTGATGCAGGCCGGGTTGGTAACCACGGTACGCAAGACGCGCGGCGACGATATTGCCGCTGCGTGCGGTCAGTTGGCAGGAAAAGTCCATGATAAAACCCGACGGGGGAGCCGCGGATCGATGGAAGTGGCAAGATGA
- the der gene encoding ribosome biogenesis GTPase Der yields the protein MKPTLVLVGRPNVGKSTLFNRLTRSRDAIVADIPGLTRDRHYGHGRLGDKPYLVVDTGGFEPMATEGILHEMAKQTRQAIDEADIVLFIVDGRLGLAPQDRIIAEQLRKTGRKVILVVNKTEGMASSVVTAEFHELGVGDPCAISAIHGDNVNDLVELALLHFPPPQADETKDKHPKIAIVGRPNVGKSTLVNTMLGEERVIAFDQPGTTRNSIYIDFDRNGRAYTLIDTAGLRRRGKVLEAVEKFSVVKTLQAVEDANVVVLVLDASSEISDQDAHIAGFILEAGRALVLAINKWDGLSEYQRDTIKSEIARKLPFLVSFAKFHYISALRGTGLKGLLPSIDAAYAAAMAQLSTPKLTRVLMAAVERQPPPRAGMSRPKLRYAHQGGSNPPLIVIHGRSLDHVPQTYQRYLENMFRETFKLEGTPLRVEFKTGHNPYAGKSPTPLSEAEAKQAHRRRRYGRKKYG from the coding sequence ATGAAACCTACTCTTGTGCTGGTCGGCCGCCCCAATGTCGGGAAATCAACGCTCTTCAACCGCTTGACTCGTAGTCGCGACGCGATTGTGGCGGATATTCCAGGATTGACACGAGATCGCCACTACGGCCATGGCAGACTGGGGGATAAGCCTTATCTCGTTGTCGATACCGGTGGTTTCGAGCCAATGGCGACGGAGGGCATCCTGCATGAAATGGCCAAGCAGACACGACAGGCGATCGATGAGGCTGACATTGTTCTGTTCATCGTCGACGGCAGGCTGGGCCTGGCGCCGCAAGATAGAATCATTGCGGAGCAGCTGCGCAAAACGGGACGCAAAGTCATACTGGTGGTAAATAAAACCGAAGGCATGGCGTCTTCTGTCGTTACCGCCGAGTTTCACGAACTGGGTGTGGGCGATCCATGCGCCATTTCCGCCATCCACGGCGACAATGTCAATGATCTGGTTGAACTGGCCCTGCTGCATTTTCCCCCGCCGCAAGCGGACGAAACAAAAGACAAGCATCCGAAAATCGCCATTGTCGGGCGCCCCAACGTCGGGAAGTCAACGCTGGTGAATACCATGCTGGGGGAGGAGCGGGTCATCGCCTTCGATCAGCCGGGTACGACGCGTAACAGCATCTATATCGATTTCGACCGTAACGGCCGCGCGTATACGCTGATCGACACCGCCGGTTTGCGCCGTCGCGGCAAAGTACTCGAGGCGGTGGAGAAGTTTTCGGTAGTGAAAACCCTGCAAGCGGTAGAAGATGCCAACGTGGTCGTTCTGGTCCTCGACGCGAGCAGCGAAATTTCGGACCAGGATGCACACATCGCCGGGTTTATTCTGGAAGCGGGCCGCGCGCTGGTGCTGGCAATTAACAAGTGGGATGGCCTGAGCGAGTATCAACGCGACACCATCAAGAGCGAAATCGCCCGAAAACTGCCTTTCCTGGTGAGTTTCGCGAAGTTCCACTACATCTCGGCATTACGTGGCACCGGTTTAAAAGGATTACTCCCATCCATTGACGCCGCCTATGCCGCCGCAATGGCGCAGCTATCCACCCCCAAACTCACCCGTGTCCTGATGGCGGCGGTAGAGAGGCAGCCACCGCCGCGTGCAGGCATGTCTCGTCCAAAACTGCGTTACGCACATCAAGGTGGTTCGAATCCGCCTTTGATCGTGATCCATGGCAGGTCTCTCGATCATGTGCCCCAAACCTATCAGCGTTATCTTGAAAATATGTTTCGCGAGACTTTCAAGCTCGAGGGTACGCCGTTACGGGTGGAATTCAAGACCGGACATAATCCCTACGCCGGGAAAAGCCCGACACCTCTCAGCGAGGCGGAAGCAAAGCAAGCGCATCGCCGCCGCAGATACGGCCGAAAGAAATATGGATAA
- a CDS encoding RodZ domain-containing protein, producing MDAPDNGDITPGADEKPARTETGVGGLLRAERVARGLSIEDVARQLRLAVRQVTALEEDDYDKLAGGTFARGFVRNYAKLLQMDAAPLLQQLDQSLPPSAPQTITYQIEGVPFPSKQKSGSRNLIIAGVIILALLLLIYEIYRGNEANIANIGKQPSVSSETGTGAEEATEPSQLQPPDVTPGGEGGVVSPAEEAAAGEKESAAQLPVPAPALVLSPPPARQAVPAATVPEPANAVSAGSASQSVNTAVASPAAIGGANGIRLIFAGESWTEVKDGRGRLLLSRINPRGTEHVLQGTPPFFLTIGNAAEVKLVYNNKPVDLAPYTNAYGGTARLSLE from the coding sequence ATGGACGCGCCTGATAACGGAGATATCACCCCTGGGGCGGACGAAAAGCCAGCCCGGACTGAAACGGGCGTGGGTGGATTGTTGCGAGCGGAACGAGTGGCGCGTGGCTTGAGCATCGAGGATGTGGCGCGGCAATTGCGTTTGGCGGTGCGACAGGTTACGGCGCTCGAGGAGGATGACTACGATAAGCTGGCGGGTGGAACATTTGCGCGCGGATTCGTACGCAATTACGCCAAGCTGTTGCAGATGGATGCCGCACCGTTATTGCAACAATTGGATCAGTCGCTTCCGCCGTCTGCCCCTCAAACCATTACCTATCAAATCGAAGGTGTTCCGTTTCCTTCGAAGCAGAAATCCGGAAGTCGCAACCTGATTATCGCGGGTGTGATCATTCTGGCGTTGCTGCTGCTGATATATGAAATTTATCGTGGTAACGAGGCTAATATTGCTAATATCGGCAAGCAGCCCAGCGTGAGCAGTGAAACCGGAACTGGAGCTGAGGAAGCAACCGAGCCGTCGCAACTTCAACCCCCTGATGTAACGCCAGGCGGCGAGGGTGGTGTTGTCTCGCCTGCCGAGGAAGCCGCAGCAGGCGAGAAAGAAAGTGCTGCGCAGCTTCCTGTTCCCGCCCCTGCGCTCGTTTTGTCTCCGCCACCGGCGCGGCAAGCAGTTCCGGCGGCCACCGTGCCTGAACCGGCGAATGCGGTTTCCGCAGGGTCGGCGAGTCAATCGGTGAATACGGCCGTTGCCTCTCCAGCCGCGATTGGTGGAGCGAACGGTATTCGCTTGATATTTGCGGGAGAATCATGGACCGAAGTCAAAGATGGCAGAGGCAGATTGCTCCTTTCACGGATCAACCCCCGGGGCACCGAGCATGTTCTGCAAGGTACGCCGCCATTCTTCCTGACGATCGGGAACGCGGCTGAGGTCAAGCTGGTCTACAATAACAAGCCGGTTGATCTGGCGCCTTATACCAATGCCTATGGTGGAACGGCGCGGTTGTCACTCGAATAG
- the ndk gene encoding nucleoside-diphosphate kinase has product MAVERTLSIIKPDAVAKNVIGEIYSRFESKGLKIIAARMLHLSQADAEGFYAVHRSRPFFSDLVKFMISGPVMVQVLEGEGAIGKNRELMGATDPKKAESGTIRADFADSIDANAVHGSDAPETAANEISYFFPQLNIYSR; this is encoded by the coding sequence ATGGCTGTCGAGAGAACTTTGTCCATCATCAAGCCTGATGCGGTTGCTAAAAACGTGATTGGCGAAATCTATTCCCGCTTTGAAAGCAAGGGATTGAAAATAATCGCGGCGCGCATGCTGCACCTGTCGCAGGCCGATGCGGAAGGTTTTTACGCAGTGCATCGCAGCCGCCCATTTTTCAGCGATCTGGTGAAGTTCATGATTTCCGGGCCGGTGATGGTGCAGGTGCTCGAGGGCGAAGGTGCGATCGGCAAGAACCGGGAACTGATGGGCGCAACGGATCCGAAAAAAGCCGAGAGTGGTACTATCCGTGCGGATTTCGCCGATAGTATCGATGCCAATGCCGTGCATGGTTCCGACGCACCGGAAACTGCGGCAAACGAGATTTCCTATTTTTTTCCGCAACTCAACATTTATTCTCGCTAG
- the bamB gene encoding outer membrane protein assembly factor BamB, whose amino-acid sequence MSLSKLIPMVALPGRLIQRRARIAGAVRQCFLLLTSSFVLSGCAGMIDMGRDLASSLADIDISGFTELFVGKAPQMSPEQIAQLEVIPPARTLWKAGVEEGQAAVFLPAFENGTLYVASTNGLLVRFNATTGKASGVIDTKHKLSGGVGTGEGLLLVGTFKGEVLAFDEKSGNRLWKAQVSTEVLSPPHAANGMVVIRTGDGRIFSLEASSGKRKWIYQGATPSLTVRSFAGVLIAHDTVYAGFPGGKLVAINSSTGSVNWEAAVARPKGASELERIADVTSLPVTDEKQVCAVAYQGRVACFEITTGNQIWAQDVSSNAGLAMDNHYLYVSENRGALVAYDKTDGTRIWTQSLLDGIRLSQPLVREARIVVGDSLGYVNLIRNDNGAIVARSLTDEGAIVTRPVPLPDGFAVQTLKGGIYAFGTESMAAPPLLPGQSSSILRSPQSQFLCAMLPFCTP is encoded by the coding sequence ATGTCCTTAAGCAAATTGATACCCATGGTGGCGCTCCCCGGAAGACTCATTCAGAGGCGCGCCAGGATAGCTGGCGCCGTACGGCAGTGCTTTCTGCTGCTGACGTCGTCATTCGTGCTTTCCGGATGCGCTGGCATGATAGATATGGGGCGTGACCTGGCAAGCAGCCTGGCGGATATCGATATTTCCGGCTTCACTGAATTGTTCGTTGGCAAGGCGCCTCAGATGAGTCCGGAGCAGATTGCTCAATTGGAGGTCATTCCGCCCGCTCGCACGTTATGGAAGGCTGGCGTCGAAGAAGGCCAGGCGGCGGTATTTCTGCCGGCATTCGAAAACGGTACGTTATATGTAGCCAGCACGAATGGTCTTCTCGTGCGTTTTAACGCGACGACGGGCAAAGCGTCGGGCGTTATCGATACGAAACACAAATTGTCGGGCGGCGTTGGCACGGGTGAAGGCCTGTTGCTGGTTGGAACCTTCAAGGGCGAAGTTCTGGCGTTCGATGAGAAAAGCGGTAATCGGTTATGGAAGGCGCAGGTATCCACCGAGGTGCTAAGTCCACCGCATGCGGCAAACGGTATGGTAGTGATTCGTACGGGAGACGGCAGAATCTTCAGCCTGGAGGCGAGCAGCGGCAAGCGCAAGTGGATTTACCAGGGCGCCACCCCATCGTTGACCGTGCGAAGTTTTGCGGGCGTTCTGATCGCGCATGACACCGTCTATGCCGGTTTCCCGGGAGGTAAGCTTGTGGCGATAAATTCATCCACCGGCAGTGTAAACTGGGAAGCCGCTGTAGCACGACCAAAAGGCGCGTCCGAGCTGGAGCGGATCGCCGATGTCACCAGTTTGCCGGTAACGGATGAGAAGCAGGTATGCGCTGTCGCCTATCAGGGACGTGTTGCTTGCTTCGAAATTACGACCGGCAATCAGATTTGGGCGCAGGATGTATCAAGCAACGCCGGCCTCGCCATGGATAACCATTACCTTTACGTAAGCGAGAATAGAGGTGCGCTGGTGGCTTACGATAAAACGGACGGCACCCGCATCTGGACGCAGAGTCTGCTGGATGGAATCCGATTGTCTCAGCCGCTCGTTCGCGAGGCTCGCATCGTAGTGGGAGATTCGTTAGGATATGTGAATCTCATCAGGAACGACAACGGCGCCATCGTTGCGCGATCCCTCACTGACGAGGGCGCCATCGTTACCCGTCCGGTGCCGCTACCTGATGGTTTTGCGGTACAAACCCTGAAGGGCGGAATTTATGCATTCGGCACGGAATCGATGGCGGCGCCGCCCCTGTTGCCCGGCCAGTCATCTTCGATACTGCGATCACCGCAAAGCCAGTTTCTCTGCGCAATGCTTCCATTCTGTACGCCGTAG
- the apaG gene encoding Co2+/Mg2+ efflux protein ApaG has product MAEGTKYEIMVKVHTTYLPEQSDEALDRYVFAYTIVLSNTGTVPAQLISRHWIIADGSGGVQEVRGLGVVGEQPLLKPGDSFEYTSGTAISTPVGSMKGSYQMVAEDGLRFDAPIPEFILSVPRILH; this is encoded by the coding sequence ATGGCTGAAGGCACAAAATACGAAATTATGGTAAAGGTCCACACAACCTATCTTCCGGAGCAATCGGACGAGGCGCTCGATCGGTATGTGTTCGCCTATACGATCGTCCTATCCAATACCGGCACGGTCCCGGCACAGCTGATAAGCCGGCATTGGATTATCGCGGATGGAAGCGGCGGTGTGCAGGAGGTGCGGGGTCTCGGCGTAGTAGGTGAGCAACCGCTGCTGAAGCCCGGCGACAGCTTCGAGTATACGAGCGGTACTGCCATTTCGACGCCGGTTGGATCGATGAAAGGGAGTTATCAGATGGTGGCTGAAGACGGCCTTCGTTTCGACGCACCGATTCCCGAATTCATCTTGAGCGTACCGAGGATATTGCATTAG
- the rpe gene encoding ribulose-phosphate 3-epimerase: MANYRIAPSILSANFAKLGEEITAVIDSGADFIHFDVMDNHYVPNLTIGPLVCSAIRPLTDAVIDVHLMVEPVDRIIPDFAKAGANIISFHPEASRHIDRTIGLIKEQGCKAGLVFNPATPLNYLDHVLEKLDLVLIMSVNPGFGGQQFIPEALEKLKAVRKRIDESGKKILLEIDGGVKVDNIAEIARAGADTFVAGSAIYGAGRDSDPHRYDSIVAALRAELAKA; encoded by the coding sequence ATGGCTAATTATCGCATCGCCCCAAGCATTCTTTCCGCAAACTTTGCCAAGTTGGGCGAGGAGATCACCGCTGTTATCGATTCCGGCGCGGATTTTATTCACTTCGATGTGATGGATAATCACTACGTGCCCAATCTTACTATTGGTCCATTGGTATGCAGCGCGATCCGTCCGCTGACGGACGCGGTTATCGATGTGCATCTGATGGTTGAGCCGGTGGATCGTATTATCCCTGACTTCGCCAAGGCAGGCGCCAATATCATTTCGTTTCATCCGGAAGCCTCCCGCCATATTGATCGTACTATCGGACTTATCAAGGAACAGGGTTGCAAGGCGGGCCTGGTATTCAACCCTGCCACACCATTGAATTATCTTGACCATGTACTCGAAAAACTGGATCTGGTACTGATAATGTCGGTCAATCCCGGTTTCGGCGGACAGCAATTCATTCCCGAAGCATTGGAAAAACTCAAGGCGGTGCGCAAGCGCATTGATGAGTCAGGGAAGAAAATCCTGCTTGAAATCGATGGTGGGGTAAAAGTGGACAACATCGCCGAAATTGCTCGCGCGGGTGCTGATACTTTCGTTGCCGGTTCCGCTATTTACGGCGCAGGCAGGGACAGCGATCCGCATCGCTATGATTCGATAGTAGCCGCTTTACGCGCAGAGCTGGCAAAGGCTTGA
- a CDS encoding tetratricopeptide repeat protein, whose protein sequence is MATYDPEEQENIEDLKTWWRVYGTQVIVVMAVFIASIAGVQAWNYYQRQQTDQAVELYDSLLQVQGSGDAKKISDAAGLVMTGFASSGYASRAALISAQASLDAGDLQNAKSRLQWVLDNSKEEELKDLVRLRLASILLDEKKYDDGLRLLEVGHGESFDGLYADLKGDLLANAGKVAEARAAYQIAIDKMGRQGTYHNIVQMKLDAL, encoded by the coding sequence ATGGCAACATATGATCCGGAAGAGCAAGAGAACATAGAGGACCTGAAGACGTGGTGGCGCGTATATGGCACGCAGGTAATCGTGGTCATGGCCGTTTTTATCGCGAGCATAGCGGGCGTGCAGGCGTGGAATTACTACCAGAGGCAACAGACTGACCAGGCGGTGGAATTGTACGATTCGCTGCTGCAGGTTCAGGGGAGCGGGGATGCCAAAAAAATCAGCGATGCGGCTGGTTTGGTGATGACGGGGTTTGCCAGCAGCGGCTATGCCTCGCGTGCAGCGCTGATCTCTGCGCAGGCCAGCCTGGACGCCGGCGATTTGCAAAATGCAAAAAGCCGTCTGCAGTGGGTGCTGGATAATTCGAAGGAAGAAGAATTGAAAGACCTGGTGCGGCTACGGTTGGCAAGCATTCTGCTGGATGAGAAAAAATACGATGACGGCCTGCGTTTGCTGGAGGTCGGGCACGGCGAATCTTTTGATGGACTCTATGCCGATCTTAAAGGCGATCTGCTCGCCAACGCAGGCAAAGTTGCCGAAGCACGTGCCGCTTATCAAATAGCGATCGACAAGATGGGCAGGCAAGGCACATATCACAATATCGTTCAAATGAAACTGGACGCTTTGTGA
- the hisS gene encoding histidine--tRNA ligase codes for MSSRTLQAIRGMNDILPDQIYLWEFFEQVVHDCMAAFGYRNIRMPIVEQTDLFVRSIGAVTDIVEKEMYSFSDQLNGDSLTLRPEGTASCVRAVLEHNLLYAGSQRLYYSGAMFRHERPQKGRYRQFHQVGAEALGYAGPDIDAELIIMCAELWKRLGISNLRLEIGTLGSAASRTVHRSRLIGYLERHLGKLDDDARRRLHSNPLRILDSKNAEMREVIDGAPRLLDDLDEDSLAHFEGLQRLLRDQGVDFEINPRLVRGLDYYNRTVFEWITGKLGAQGAVCAGGRYDGLVEQIGGRAASAAPACGFALGLERVLALISMESAGDIPHSVPDAYVIHRGEIADGFAWKTVRYLRDRGLKAILHCGDGSFKVQMRKADASGARFAIIIGDDEAQAGEISIKPLREAAEQVRVGLAEAADLLEAS; via the coding sequence ATGTCCAGTAGAACGCTGCAAGCCATCCGCGGGATGAATGACATCCTGCCCGATCAGATATACCTGTGGGAATTTTTCGAGCAAGTCGTGCATGACTGTATGGCGGCTTTTGGTTACCGGAACATCCGCATGCCAATTGTCGAGCAGACCGACTTGTTCGTGAGGTCGATTGGTGCGGTAACGGACATCGTCGAGAAAGAGATGTATTCTTTTTCCGATCAGCTGAACGGCGACAGCCTGACGCTGCGTCCCGAGGGCACCGCTTCCTGTGTGCGTGCAGTGCTGGAACATAACCTGCTCTATGCGGGTTCGCAACGACTGTATTATTCGGGCGCGATGTTTCGCCATGAGCGTCCTCAAAAAGGCCGTTACCGCCAATTCCATCAGGTAGGCGCCGAAGCACTGGGTTACGCCGGTCCGGATATCGATGCCGAACTCATAATCATGTGTGCGGAATTATGGAAAAGATTGGGTATTTCCAATTTGCGCCTGGAAATCGGTACGCTTGGAAGCGCCGCGTCCCGCACCGTGCATAGATCTCGATTGATCGGATACCTGGAGCGGCATCTGGGCAAGCTCGATGACGATGCTCGCAGGCGGTTGCACAGCAATCCGTTACGAATACTCGACAGCAAGAATGCTGAAATGAGAGAGGTTATCGACGGCGCGCCGCGATTACTGGATGACCTGGATGAGGATTCGCTGGCGCATTTCGAGGGGTTGCAGCGACTGCTGCGCGATCAAGGTGTCGATTTCGAGATCAATCCGAGGCTGGTGAGGGGCCTGGATTATTACAACCGTACCGTGTTCGAATGGATAACCGGCAAGCTTGGTGCACAAGGCGCAGTATGTGCCGGCGGACGTTATGACGGATTGGTGGAACAGATCGGCGGAAGGGCTGCTTCGGCGGCACCGGCGTGCGGTTTTGCACTGGGGTTGGAGCGCGTGCTGGCGTTGATATCGATGGAAAGTGCGGGCGACATACCGCATTCCGTACCGGATGCTTACGTGATACATCGTGGCGAAATTGCGGATGGATTTGCCTGGAAAACCGTCAGGTACTTACGGGACAGAGGGCTCAAGGCAATTTTGCATTGTGGAGATGGCAGCTTCAAAGTCCAGATGAGAAAAGCGGATGCCAGCGGGGCGCGTTTTGCCATCATCATTGGTGACGATGAAGCGCAAGCCGGCGAAATAAGCATCAAGCCGTTGCGTGAAGCGGCTGAGCAGGTAAGGGTCGGGCTCGCGGAAGCGGCGGACCTGCTCGAAGCGAGCTGA
- a CDS encoding phosphoglycolate phosphatase has protein sequence MNKSFSPIADASEVEIEFPLPIKAVMIDLDGTLLDTARDLATAANMMLRELGKAELPLETIQSYIGKGVEKLVKRSLTGSIDGEPDAELLDRAMPIYEREYARALCNDTQAYPGVLEGLNALRESGFGLACVTNKAEVFTLPLLRATGLFGFFDIVVSGDSLPKKKPDPMPLLHACKHFGIQPREMLLIGDSLNDAQAARAADCHIFCVPYGYNEGRDVRELDCDAVVSSLYEATRLIRKLS, from the coding sequence GTGAACAAAAGTTTTTCTCCGATTGCGGATGCCTCTGAAGTTGAAATAGAATTTCCCCTGCCAATCAAGGCCGTGATGATCGACCTGGACGGCACCCTTCTCGATACCGCGCGGGACTTGGCCACCGCTGCCAACATGATGCTGAGGGAACTGGGCAAAGCGGAGCTTCCGCTGGAAACCATCCAGTCCTACATCGGCAAAGGTGTAGAGAAATTAGTGAAACGTTCCCTTACCGGAAGTATTGACGGCGAACCTGACGCGGAATTGCTTGACAGAGCGATGCCGATATATGAGCGCGAATACGCGAGAGCGCTGTGCAATGATACACAGGCCTATCCGGGTGTATTGGAAGGGTTGAACGCCTTGCGCGAAAGCGGTTTTGGTCTGGCTTGCGTTACCAATAAAGCTGAAGTCTTCACCTTGCCGCTGCTTCGTGCGACCGGATTGTTCGGTTTTTTCGATATTGTCGTTTCAGGCGATAGCCTGCCCAAAAAAAAACCCGACCCCATGCCTCTGCTGCATGCCTGCAAGCACTTTGGAATTCAGCCACGTGAAATGCTGCTGATCGGGGACTCCTTGAACGATGCGCAAGCAGCGCGCGCGGCGGATTGCCACATCTTTTGCGTGCCATACGGTTACAACGAAGGGCGGGATGTGCGTGAACTCGATTGCGACGCAGTGGTTTCGTCGCTTTACGAGGCAACGAGGTTGATCCGGAAATTGTCATGA